A single Cannabis sativa cultivar Pink pepper isolate KNU-18-1 chromosome 7, ASM2916894v1, whole genome shotgun sequence DNA region contains:
- the LOC115697689 gene encoding pentatricopeptide repeat-containing protein At3g62470, mitochondrial, with the protein MIFVKSSKLLLNSSCVRRRSTTLLFITNNGNRRTRPEKRYPRGKVADFVCGGSLSLFGVFHSSPFCNFYSSYSQIPYSLSYTASLCTIQEKMLIPISNLRALRENLGDFDCSYRRFSSVCCDSEIGDEVENFDDDNDDEKNEVLVVESSADPMEVDRVCKVIDELFELDRNMEAVLDEFGISLSHDFVVDVLERFKHARKPAFRFFCWAGGKPGFAHDSRTYNSMMSILGKTRQFETLVSMLEEMGEKGLLTMETFMIAIKAFASAKERKKAVGMFELMKKYKFKVGVNTINCLLDTLGRAKLGKEGQALFEKLKGRFTPNLQTYTVLLNGWCRLKNLIEAGKLWNEMIDLGFKPDIVAHNVMLEGLLRSRKRSDAIKLFEVMKAKGPVPNMKSYTILIRELCKQGKMREAVAYFDDLIESGNQPDTAVYTCLITGFGNLKNMDMVYELLKEMKEKGCTPDGRFYNALIKLMTSRKMPDEAVGVYKRMVQSGVKPSIHTYNMIMKSYFITRNFEMGQSVWDEMIEKGFCPDCNSYTVFIGGFIRQGKSGEACKYLEEMLEKGMKAPQLDYNKFAADFSRAGKPDILEELAQKMKFAGKFEVSNVLARWAEMMRKRVKKRDPIKVG; encoded by the coding sequence ATGATTTTTGTAAAAAGTTCGAAACTTTTATTGAATTCGAGTTGTGTAAGAAGAAGAAGTACTACATTACTATTCATCACTAACAATGGAAATCGAAGAACGAGACCAGAAAAACGATACCCTCGAGGAAAAGTCGCCGACTTTGTTTGTGGTGGCTCTCTGTCCCTGTTTGGTGTGTTTCATTCTTCtcctttttgtaatttttatagttCTTATAGTCAAATTCCATATTCTTTGTCATACACCGCTTCACTCTGTACTATACAAGAGAAAATGTTGATACCAATTTCAAATTTGAGAGCTTTAAGGGAGAATTTGGGTGATTTTGATTGTAGTTATAGGAGATTTTCTAGTGTTTGTTGTGATAGTGAAATTGGGGATGAAGTTGAGAATtttgatgatgataatgatgatgagAAAAATGAGGTTTTGGTTGTTGAATCTAGTGCTGATCCTATGGAAGTTGATCGTGTATGTAAGGTGATTGATGAATTGTTTGAATTAGATAGGAATATGGAAGCTGTTCTTGATGAGTTTGGGATTAGTTTGTCAcatgattttgttgttgatgtgTTGGAAAGGTTTAAACATGCTCGAAAACCGGCTTTTAGATTCTTTTGTTGGGCTGGGGGTAAGCCGGGATTCGCCCATGATTCGAGGACTTATAATTCGATGATGAGTATATTAGGGAAGACTAGACAGTTTGAGACTTTGGTGTCTATGTTGGAAGAAATGGGAGAGAAAGGTTTGTTAACAATGGAGACTTTTATGATTGCTATTAAGGCTTTTGCCTCTGCTAAGGAGAGGAAAAAGGCGGTCGGGATGTTTGAGTTGATGAAGAAGTATAAGTTTAAAGTTGGAGTGAACACTATCAATTGTTTGCTTGATACTCTTGGAAGGGCTAAGCTTGGTAAAGAAGGGCAAGCACTTTTCGAGAAGTTGAAAGGGAGGTTTACTCCGAATTTACAGACTTATACCGTATTGCTTAATGGATGGTGTAGGTTGAAGAATTTGATAGAGGCCGGGAAGTTGTGGAATGAGATGATTGATCTCGGTTTTAAGCCTGATATTGTTGCTCATAATGTGATGTTAGAAGGGCTGTTGAGAAGTAGGAAGAGGTCTGATGCAATTAAGTTGTTCGAGGTGATGAAGGCAAAAGGCCCTGTGCCTAATATGAAGAGCTATACGATTTTAATTCGGGAACTTTGTAAGCAAGGAAAGATGAGGGAAGCAGTTGCATATTTTGATGATTTGATCGAATCTGGGAACCAGCCTGATACTGCTGTGTACACATGTTTGATAACAGGTTtcggaaatttgaaaaatatggatATGGTTTATGAATTGTTGAAAGAGATGAAGGAGAAAGGTTGCACACCTGATGGGAGATTCTACAATGCCTTGATCAAGTTGATGACAAGCCGAAAAATGCCCGACGAGGCAGTTGGGGTGTACAAGAGAATGGTACAGAGTGGTGTTAAGCCATCAATTCACACTTACAACATGATTATGAAGTCTTATTTTATaacaagaaatttcgaaatgGGTCAATCTGTATGGGATGAGATGATTGAAAAGGGGTTTTGCCCTGATTGTAATTCTTATACTGTTTTCATTGGAGGGTTTATAAGACAGGGAAAATCAGGAGAGGCTTGTAAATATTTGGAAGAAATGTTAGAGAAAGGAATGAAAGCTCCCCAACTCGATTACAACAAGTTCGCAGCCGATTTCTCGAGAGCGGGGAAGCCCGACATCCTTGAAGAATTGGCTCAGAAAATGAAGTTTGCAGGCAAGTTTGAAGTTTCAAATGTTCTTGCAAGATGGGCTGAGATGATGAGGAAAAGGGTTAAGAAGAGAGATCCTATTAAAGTTGGGTAG